The Caenorhabditis elegans chromosome II genome has a segment encoding these proteins:
- the btb-16 gene encoding BTB domain-containing protein (Confirmed by transcript evidence) translates to MFYEAIEYESKKVPLRGPHMMSGQGGTTVLDTSTTNGLKCTWSGEIVNNNSQICFTWKFEYDEAGNEDIDKIAGAIDVKFGQNQSQNFTTVRTLVSLTEPCQTLTKVVENPNRQGAVEVMYEYALVPWITPLQFSFDEMFLPSEKNDAFLVIGERKLHVNKAFLSYHSDYFQALFSSNFKEDKQDEIELKDVVYEDFGLLMSTIYPKTVFPCDRTVEKILAMADRFIVQSAIDHVEYHLLHNSRITNESMMWMADKYGMEKLLKKSILKMDSLEKAKKLRDSPVFASMSHDAKVMVLERLMDLI, encoded by the exons ATGTTCTACGAAGCAATCGAGTATGAGAGTAAGAAAGTTCCCCTTCGAGGACCTCACATGATGAGTGGACAAGGAGGCACAACAGTACTGGACACAAGTACAACAAATGGGCTAAAAtg CACTTGGTCCGGAGAAATTGTGAATAACAATAGTCAAATTTGCTTTACATGGAAGTTCGAGTACGATGAGGCTGGAAATGAGGATATTGACAAGATCGCTGGCGCGATTGACGTGAAGTTTGGCCAAAATCAGAGCCAAAATTTTACAACAGTCCGAACTCTTGTCAGCCTGACAGAGCCATGTCAAACACTGACAAAAGTTGTTGAGAACCCGAATCGACAAGGTGCCGTTGAAGTTATGTATGAGTACGCGCTTGTTCCATGGATAACCCCGCTGCAATTCTCCTTTGACGAGATGTTTCTTCCATCCGAGAAAAACGACGCTTTTTTAGTGATCGGAGAACGCAAGCTGCATGTTAATAAGGCG TTTCTTTCCTACCACTCGGACTACTTTCAAGCGTTGTTCTCCTCCAATTTCAAGGAAGATAAACAGGATGAAATTGAGCTTAAGGATGTGGTCTACGAGGATTTTGGGCTCTTGATGAGCACCATATATCCAAAGACCGTGTTTCCGTGCG accgaACTGTGGAGAAAATCCTAGCCATGGCAGATCGTTTCATTGTACAATCCGCCATTGATCATGTCGAGTACCATTTGCTTCACAATTCACGTATCACGAATGAGAGTATGATGTGGATGGCTGACAAGTATGGAATGGAGAAGCTATTGAAAAAGTCTATTCTAAAAATGGATTCTCTGGAGAAAGCGAAAAAACTGAGGGATTCTCCAGTGTTTGCGAGTATGTCTCATGATGCAAAGGTTATGGTTTTGGAACGACTGATGGacttgatttga
- the btb-18 gene encoding BTB domain-containing protein (Confirmed by transcript evidence), with protein MFYKAIEYKSKITQTWLPRGPPPPAILDRSTTNVLKCTWCEDMENGLSQIHFTWKFDFASEDIEKFVGTIDVKFRQYQFQNYVTVQRAVTLTDRFKWATVIVENPTRREHVEVMFEYSLTPWLRPLPFSRDEIFLPSEKNDAVLVIGERKLHVNKDFLCYHSDHFRELFFSNLKKDASVEIELRDVVYEDFGHLMSTIHPNPVFPNDRSVEKILVLADRFKVQSAIDHVEHHLLHNSRLANECMMWMADKYGMKKLLKISIQNIGSLENAKNLKNSTLFASLSHNAKVMVLEQLLKFI; from the exons ATGTTCTACAAAGCAATTGAGTATAAAAGCAAAATAACTCAAACTTGGTTACCCCGAGGGCCACCACCTCCGGCGATTTTAGACAGAAGCAcaacaaatgttttgaaatg CACATGGTGTGAAGATATGGAAAATGGTCTTAGCCAAATTCACTTCAcatggaaatttgattttgcaaGTGAGGATATTGAAAAGTTCGTCGGAACAATTGACGTGAAGTTTCGTCAGTACCAGTTTCAAAACTATGTAACGGTCCAGAGAGCTGTGACCTTGACAGATCGTTTCAAGTGGGCAACAGTAATTGTTGAGAATCCAACCCGACGAGAGCATGTTGAAGTCATGTTTGAGTACAGCCTGACTCCGTGGTTAAGACCATTACCGTTTTCAAGAGACGAAATATTTCTGCCTTCCGAAAAAAATGACGCAGTTCTCGTGATCGGAGAGCGGAAGCTTCATGTTAACAAAGAT TTCCTTTGCTATCATTCCGACCACTTTCGAGAGTTgttcttttccaatttaaaaaaagatgcaTCAGTTGAAATTGAACTCAGAGATGTTGTCTATGAAGATTTTGGGCATTTGATGAGCACTATTCATCCCAACCCTGTGTTTCCAAACG accgATCCGTCGAGAAAATTCTAGTACTGGCGGATCGTTTTAAGGTTCAATCCGCCATCGACCACGTTGAACATCATTTACTTCACAACTCGCGTCTTGCAAATGAATGTATGATGTGGATGGCTGATAAGTACGGAATgaagaaacttctgaaaatttcaatccaAAACATTGGTTCTCTTGAAAACGCAAAGAACCTCAAAAATTCTACATTGTTTGCCAGTTTGTCTCATAATGCTAAGGTTATGGTATTGGAACAACTGTTGAAGTTTATTTGA
- the btb-17 gene encoding BTB domain-containing protein (Confirmed by transcript evidence) — MSQVPIPHERITYESKNVYIGGNIRFGAANVQSGPTVLDTSTTNGLKCTWSGEIVNNNSQINFTWKFEYDEAGNEDIDEIAGTIDVKFRRNQVSGMFQTGQNQNFTTVHTLVSLTEHCQTLTKLVEVPNQPGAVEVMYVYALVPWINPLQFSFDEMFLSSKKNDAVLVIGERKLHVNKAFLSYHSDYFRALFSSNFKEDKQDEIELKDVVYEDFGLLMTTIYPKTEFPSDRTAEKILEMADRFMVQSAIDHVEYHLLHNSRITNESMMWMADKYGMEKLMKKSILKMDSLEKAKKLKESPWFPSMSHDAKVIVLERLMNLI, encoded by the exons atgtCACAGGTGCCCATTCCACACGAAAGAATTACGTATGAAAGCAAAAACGTTTACATTGGAGGAAATATAAGGTTTGGTGCGGCAAATGTACAATCAGGTCCTACAGTTTTGGATACAAGCACAACAAATGGGCTAAAAtg TACATGGTCCGGAGAAATTGTAAACAACAATAGTCAAATTAACTTCACATGGAAGTTCGAGTACGACGAGGCTGGAAATGAGGATATTGACGAGATCGCTGGGACGATAGACGTGAAGTTTCGCCGCAATCAagtttctggaatgttccaaacgggccaaaaccaaaattttacaaCAGTCCACACGCTTGTCAGTCTGACAGAGCATTGTCAAACACTGACAAAACTGGTTGAGGTCCCAAATCAACCAGGTGCAGTTGAAGTTATGTATGTGTATGCGCTTGTTCCATGGATAAACCCGCTGCAATTCTCCTTTGACGAGATGTTTCTTTCATCCAAGAAAAACGACGCGGTTTTGGTGATCGGGGAACGGAAGTTGCATGTTAATAAAGCC ttCCTTTCCTACCACTCGGACTACTTTCGTGCTCTGTTTTCATCCAATTTCAAGGAAGATAAACAGGATGAGATTGAGCTTAAGGATGTGGTCTACGAGGATTTTGGACTACTGATGACCACGATTTATCCGAAAACAGAGTTTCCTAGTG accGAACTGCGGAGAAAATCCTAGAAATGGCAGATCGTTTCATGGTGCAATCCGCCATTGATCATGTTGAGTACCATTTGCTTCACAATTCACGTATCACGAATGAGAGTATGATGTGGATGGCTGACAAGTATGGAATGGAAAAGCTTATGAAAAAGTCtattctgaaaatggattCACTGGagaaagcaaaaaaactgAAGGAATCTCCATGGTTCCCGAGTATGTCTCATGATGCGAAGGTTATAGTTTTGGAACGGCTTATGAACTTgatttga
- the sri-63 gene encoding Serpentine Receptor, class I (Partially confirmed by transcript evidence) encodes MYDIDFSTPHWLITYYHVIGVISLIFDSFSIYLILFKSSKIDNFRYFLLNFQLACTLTDIHLTFFMQPVPLYPLVSGYTLGFLSMFGVTTHFCMTALMACLIYQIESMVFCFVRKHQTIAKTLKKYVMPSWLVWGIFAFFTFGICLTVILFSQTSIDPDLQMEYVRVKFPEYLSGFQSLPNFSIYEADAYFLVALLLTTTGGILSLLILCIVLTNIFLMLALLKTQISASNYRKHRAAIWSLLAQFATSSVLFFSPIVFVFVVLIGINGAQAIVEVLLVIGCLHSCLNVTVLILTFPPYRKHVCSLIKREKSFAKTRVMVLPSNPSAMVISHLS; translated from the exons ATGTATGATATAGACTTTTCTACTCCACATTGGCTGATAACCTATTATCATGTAATTGGAGTGATTTCACTAATCTTCGACTCTTTTTCAATATAcctaattttattcaaaagcaGTAAAATCGATAACTTCCGATATTTTctgctcaattttcag CTAGCCTGTACATTAACTGATAttcatttgacatttttcatgcAACCCGTTCCGTTATACCCATTGGTTTCTGGATATACTTTGGGGTTCCTGTCAATGTTCGGAGTAACTACTCATTTTTGTATG ACAGCATTAATGGCATGTTTAATATATCAAATCGAGAGTATGGTGTTCTGTTTCGTGAGGAAACATCAAACAATCgcaaaaacgctgaaaaagtACGTAATGCCAAGCTGGCTGGTGTGGGGAATATTCGCATTTTTTACATTTGGGATCTGTCTGACAGTTATACTATTTTCACAGACTAGCATTGATCCGGACTTGCAGATGGAGTATGTTAGAGTG aagttcCCAGAGTACCTCTCCGGCTTCCAAAGCCTTCCTAACTTCTCCATCTACGAAGCTGACGCATATTTCCTGGTCGCATTGCTTCTCACAACGACTGGTGGAATACTATCGCTTCTAATTTTATGCATAGTcctaacaaatatttttctgatgcTCGCACTTCTGAAAACTCAAATCTCTGCCTCAAACTATCGAAAACATCGAGCCGCAATTTGGAGCCTATTGGCTCAATTTGCCACGTCATCTGTCTTATTTTTTTCGCCAATCGTTTTCGTGTTTGTCGTGTTGATCGGGATCAATGGAGCTCAAG caATTGTCGAGGTTCTCCTGGTCATTGGTTGCTTGCATTCCTGCCTAAACGTTACTGTATTAATTTTGACGTTCCCGCCATACCGAAAGCATGTATGTTCTCTTATCAAGCGGGAAAA gAGTTTCGCAAAAACTCGAGTGATGGTTCTGCCTTCGAACCCTTCTGCTATGGTGATCTCTCATTTaagttga
- the btb-22 gene encoding BTB domain-containing protein (Confirmed by transcript evidence): MCEILIIVLTGLIILGSFLAAVDFIFNNFYSIVIFTLPVFILIAVIFYPPLTTYFWFWIKDVAEVVFEYALIPWNFLFQPSYEDEFLPCEKHDAVLVIGKRKIHVNKAFLSYHSDYFRALFSSSFKENEQNEIELKDVVYGDFELLMSTIYPKPVFPTDRTVKKLLVMADRFMVHSAIDHVEHHLLHNSRIANESMIWMADKYGMKQLLKKSIKEIDSLPKVKILKDSPLFPSMSHDAKVMVLERLMNLI; the protein is encoded by the exons ATGtgcgaaattttgattattgtgTTAACTGGGTTGATCATTTTAGGATCTTTCCTTGCCGCtgttgattttattttcaacaacttcTATTCAATTGTGATATTTACGTTGCcagtatttattttaattgctGTAATCTTTTACCCGCCTCTTACCACGTATTTCTGGTTTTGGATAAAAGATGTCGCTGAAGTCGTTTTTGAATACGCCCTTATTCCATGGAATTTTCTATTCCAACCATCCTATGAGGACGAATTTCTTCCATGCGAAAAACACGATGCGGTACTAGTGattggaaaaaggaaaatacaTGTTAATAAAGCG TTCCTTTCCTACCACTCGGACTATTTTCGGGCGTTGTTCTCTTCCAGTTTTAAGGAAAATGAACAGAATGAGATTGAACTGAAAGATGTTGTCTATGGGGATTTTGAGCTATTGATGAGCACGATTTACCCAAAACCCGTGTTTCCTACCG ACCGGACTGTTAAAAAGCTTTTAGTAATGGCGGATCGTTTCATGGTGCATTCCGCCATCGATCATGTTGAGCATCATTTACTTCACAATTCACGTATTGCAAATGAGAGTATGATTTGGATGGCTGACAAGTACGGAATGAAGCAGCTTCTGAAAAAGTCTATCAAAGAAATAGATTCTCTTCCCAAGGTGAAAATATTGAAGGATTCTCCATTGTTCCCGAGTATGTCTCATGATGCGAAGGTTATGGTTCTGGAACGACTGATGAacttgatttga
- the F39E9.14 gene encoding uncharacterized protein (Partially confirmed by transcript evidence), which produces MDAEEEPEVGEDEERRRMVDGVIASGMSGCAESKFMFKNIFLFVNLRAQTNT; this is translated from the coding sequence ATGGATGCCGAAGAGGAGCCAGAGGTTGGAGAAGacgaagaaagaagaagaatggtCGATGGAGTCATAGCCAGCGGTATGTCAGGATGCGCTGAAAGtaaatttatgtttaaaaatatttttcttttcgtcaACTTACGCGCTCAAACCAACACATGA